The Myxococcus guangdongensis genome contains a region encoding:
- a CDS encoding metallophosphoesterase: MVLLGGSAAAGPFTREPYLQNVTQEQALIVFNLQRPCPASVRLGRAGAAMEGLVTSDVARTQHVLPLKGLQGGTAYDYVVEACEEKLGPFTFRTAPAPGEEVHFIAVGDSGTGGVMQLRVVEAMHAADPQLFLGLGDNVYSSGTHAEFQNRFFSPMAKLLRRTPVFATPGNHEYLTDRAQPYFDNFHLPTNNPRGTERYYSFDWGDAHIVSIDTSCAMGLAGRDCSAEEQHAWLVEDLRASPLRWKLVIMHHPPWSSGGHGIDTQFREMFAPVFEEGGVDLVLAGHDHDYERTFPLVGERVAPKGKPGVTYVVVGTGGAVLRKFPVPKPRWTSVRSDKDYGFLSVRIHEDVLTARLVTPDGGIADEFTLSKRFDLTLSVVASPLRGRAPLTVAFTAAPSREGASIEWLLGKEDVVGTGPDHTQVFQTPGVFEVRVRAALGYARAEQRLLIEVEAPPALPEPPPRPPAPPPGPAPRPGRQVVAEPLHETTGPLSSGGCTGAMAAPLLPLVELWARSLRRAGLRRQARRD; the protein is encoded by the coding sequence GTGGTGCTGCTCGGCGGCAGCGCCGCTGCGGGCCCGTTCACCCGAGAGCCCTACCTCCAGAATGTGACACAGGAGCAGGCGCTCATCGTCTTCAACCTCCAGCGCCCATGCCCCGCCTCGGTTCGCCTGGGCCGGGCTGGGGCGGCGATGGAGGGCCTGGTGACGAGCGACGTGGCGCGCACCCAGCACGTGCTGCCGCTGAAGGGACTCCAGGGCGGGACGGCCTACGACTACGTCGTGGAGGCCTGTGAGGAAAAACTCGGGCCGTTCACGTTCCGGACGGCCCCCGCGCCCGGGGAGGAAGTCCACTTCATCGCAGTGGGAGACTCGGGAACCGGAGGGGTGATGCAGCTGCGCGTGGTCGAGGCCATGCACGCCGCGGACCCGCAGCTGTTCCTCGGGCTGGGCGACAACGTCTACTCATCCGGGACGCATGCGGAGTTCCAGAACCGGTTCTTCTCGCCCATGGCGAAGCTGCTGCGGCGCACGCCCGTCTTCGCGACCCCGGGCAATCACGAATACCTGACGGACCGCGCCCAGCCCTACTTCGACAACTTCCATCTCCCCACGAACAACCCCAGGGGCACGGAGCGGTACTACTCGTTCGACTGGGGCGACGCGCACATCGTCTCCATCGACACGAGCTGCGCCATGGGGCTCGCCGGCCGCGACTGTTCAGCCGAGGAGCAGCACGCGTGGCTCGTGGAGGACCTCCGCGCGAGCCCGCTGCGCTGGAAGCTGGTCATCATGCACCATCCTCCCTGGTCCAGCGGCGGACACGGCATCGACACCCAGTTCCGGGAGATGTTCGCGCCGGTCTTCGAGGAGGGGGGCGTGGACCTGGTCCTCGCCGGACATGACCATGATTACGAGCGGACGTTTCCCCTCGTGGGCGAGCGGGTGGCGCCCAAGGGGAAGCCCGGGGTGACCTATGTCGTGGTGGGAACGGGGGGCGCGGTGCTGCGCAAGTTCCCGGTCCCCAAGCCCCGGTGGACCTCGGTGCGCAGCGACAAGGATTATGGCTTCCTCAGCGTTCGCATCCATGAGGATGTCCTGACCGCGAGACTGGTGACACCGGATGGCGGCATCGCGGATGAGTTCACCCTCTCGAAGCGATTCGACCTCACGCTGTCCGTGGTCGCCAGTCCCCTTCGAGGGCGCGCGCCCCTGACGGTCGCCTTCACGGCGGCACCGAGCCGTGAGGGCGCGAGCATCGAATGGCTCCTGGGCAAGGAAGACGTCGTGGGCACGGGGCCCGACCACACGCAGGTGTTCCAGACGCCAGGGGTCTTCGAGGTCCGCGTGCGGGCCGCCCTCGGGTACGCCCGCGCGGAGCAGCGGCTGCTCATCGAGGTGGAAGCACCGCCTGCGCTCCCAGAGCCTCCTCCGCGTCCGCCGGCTCCACCTCCGGGGCCCGCGCCGCGTCCGGGCCGGCAGGTGGTGGCCGAGCCGCTCCATGAGACGACAGGGCCCCTATCGTCGGGCGGTTGCACGGGCGCCATGGCGGCGCCGCTGTTGCCGCTCGTCGAGCTGTGGGCCAGGTCACTGCGTCGGGCGGGACTCCGTCGCCAGGCCCGGCGGGATTGA
- a CDS encoding ATP-binding protein — protein sequence MSRVPSLRRRLAVTNAVVLGAALFGFSLLLHAVFTRALTHQFDNTLAAEARAIASLIERKDDGRWEVESSALLLLTQADAPSFFEVRSPDGQLITRSAGLREGQLPRTPWPAEPVHLALELPQGLHGRMFTARLPAGDEEEGAVHVVVSVARETGTLDTVTSLLTGALVATGATTLVLAILAGVVATRRGLRPLEALASRVEAIDGARLDTRLEEAEVPDELRPVVTRLNGLLARLEVAFERERQFSADVSHELRTPLSGLRTILEVSAMRERSPREHATALAEALGVVGLMQGLVERLLLLARLDARQMPVKQEAIALRQLVDASFTPLAGRARSRGLRFENLVEGSVVLRSDREKLRLILGNLLGNATDYTEAGGIIRVSSDLERGLLVEVEDSGPHIPPPILERIFERFYRADASRTGTEEHSGIGLSLVRSLAGVLGATVSAENRPGGWVAFVVRHDGGAAGPSPHGGDGPG from the coding sequence ATGAGTCGCGTGCCCTCGCTGCGGCGCAGGCTCGCGGTGACGAACGCCGTGGTGCTGGGAGCCGCGCTGTTCGGCTTCTCCCTCCTGCTCCACGCCGTCTTCACCCGCGCGCTGACCCATCAGTTCGACAACACGCTCGCCGCGGAGGCCCGCGCCATCGCGAGCCTCATCGAGCGCAAGGATGACGGCCGCTGGGAGGTCGAGTCCTCCGCGCTGCTGCTCCTCACCCAGGCAGACGCGCCTTCCTTCTTCGAGGTGCGGAGCCCGGACGGCCAGCTCATCACCCGCTCCGCGGGGCTGCGCGAAGGACAGCTCCCCAGGACGCCCTGGCCCGCCGAGCCCGTCCACCTCGCGCTCGAGCTTCCGCAGGGGCTGCACGGCCGCATGTTCACGGCGCGGCTCCCCGCCGGGGACGAGGAGGAGGGTGCCGTCCACGTCGTGGTCTCCGTGGCGCGGGAGACGGGGACACTGGACACCGTCACCTCGCTGCTCACGGGGGCGCTCGTGGCCACGGGCGCGACGACGCTCGTGCTCGCCATCCTGGCGGGCGTGGTGGCGACCCGCCGGGGCCTGCGCCCGCTCGAGGCGCTCGCCTCCCGCGTGGAGGCCATCGACGGCGCGCGGCTCGACACCCGGCTGGAGGAGGCGGAGGTCCCCGACGAGCTGCGTCCGGTGGTGACACGCCTGAACGGCCTGCTCGCGCGACTGGAGGTCGCCTTCGAGCGGGAGCGGCAGTTCAGCGCGGACGTGAGCCACGAGCTGCGCACGCCGCTCTCCGGCCTGCGGACCATCCTGGAGGTCTCCGCGATGCGTGAGCGCTCTCCCCGCGAGCACGCCACCGCGCTCGCCGAGGCGCTCGGCGTCGTCGGGTTGATGCAGGGCCTGGTGGAGCGACTGCTCCTGCTGGCGCGCCTGGACGCGCGGCAGATGCCCGTGAAGCAGGAGGCCATCGCCCTGCGGCAGCTGGTCGACGCCAGCTTCACCCCGCTCGCCGGCCGTGCACGCTCGCGCGGCCTGCGGTTCGAGAACCTCGTGGAAGGCTCCGTCGTCCTGCGGTCGGACCGCGAGAAGCTCCGGCTCATCCTGGGCAACCTGCTCGGCAACGCGACGGACTACACGGAAGCCGGGGGCATCATCCGCGTATCGAGCGACCTCGAGCGAGGCCTCCTCGTCGAGGTCGAGGACAGCGGGCCGCACATCCCCCCGCCCATCCTGGAGCGCATCTTCGAGCGGTTCTACCGCGCCGATGCGTCCCGCACGGGGACCGAGGAGCACAGCGGCATCGGCCTCTCGCTGGTGCGCTCACTGGCCGGCGTGCTGGGGGCCACGGTGAGCGCCGAGAACCGCCCCGGTGGCTGGGTGGCCTTCGTCGTTCGTCATGACGGTGGGGCGGCGGGTCCTTCTCCACATGGCGGGGACGGACCGGGCTGA
- a CDS encoding response regulator transcription factor — protein MFTPTMRILVVEDFAPLSRAIVQGLREAGHAVDPAMDGEEGLACAQSCPYDVILLDVMLPKLDGLTLLQRLRKQRHPAAVLLLTARDTVADRVLGLDAGADDYLVKPFAFEEVLARVRAMARRRYGQRETQVLIDDLEVDLTARTVKRAGRAIPLSAREYAVLEYLCARRGHVVTRMEIWDHVYDFATEPSSNVVDVYIGYLRRKIDADHEHKLIQTRRGQGYVLGAPE, from the coding sequence GTGTTCACTCCCACGATGCGCATCCTGGTCGTCGAAGACTTCGCGCCGCTCTCCCGCGCCATCGTCCAGGGACTCCGGGAGGCGGGGCACGCCGTGGACCCGGCCATGGATGGAGAAGAGGGTCTGGCGTGCGCGCAGTCCTGTCCCTACGACGTCATCCTCCTGGACGTCATGCTCCCCAAGCTGGATGGGCTCACGCTCCTCCAGCGACTGCGCAAGCAGCGCCACCCCGCGGCCGTGCTGCTGCTGACGGCGAGGGACACCGTGGCGGACCGTGTGCTGGGGCTCGACGCCGGCGCGGATGACTACCTGGTCAAGCCGTTCGCGTTCGAGGAGGTGCTGGCCAGGGTGAGGGCCATGGCCCGACGGCGCTATGGCCAGCGGGAGACGCAGGTCCTCATCGATGACCTGGAAGTCGACCTCACCGCCCGGACCGTGAAGAGAGCCGGGCGCGCCATCCCCCTGTCCGCGCGGGAGTACGCCGTGCTCGAATACCTCTGCGCGCGCCGAGGACACGTGGTGACCCGGATGGAGATCTGGGACCACGTCTACGACTTCGCGACCGAGCCCTCCAGCAACGTCGTGGATGTCTACATCGGATACCTGCGACGGAAGATCGACGCGGACCACGAGCACAAGCTCATCCAGACGCGCCGCGGGCAGGGCTATGTCCTGGGAGCGCCGGAATGA
- a CDS encoding PepSY-like domain-containing protein — MKTWKMAVMGTLAMMGAVGPAWAKDVAVQPSDVPAAVKATVASKYPDAKAQRFSMEEEKGQQVYEVVFDSGAHKVEASLTADGTLLSEERTLTRQELPAEVGQSLAKSPYASARVQRIEKETKGDTVRYELIVEQQGRKQELVFDGQGKLLEHGRDAGKHPGGQHGEEDED; from the coding sequence ATGAAGACCTGGAAGATGGCGGTGATGGGAACCCTCGCGATGATGGGGGCCGTCGGGCCCGCCTGGGCGAAGGACGTGGCCGTCCAGCCCTCCGATGTCCCCGCGGCGGTGAAGGCCACCGTCGCCAGCAAGTACCCCGACGCGAAGGCCCAGCGCTTCTCGATGGAGGAGGAGAAGGGCCAGCAGGTGTACGAGGTCGTCTTCGATTCCGGCGCCCACAAGGTGGAGGCCAGCCTGACGGCGGATGGCACCCTGCTCTCCGAGGAGCGGACGCTCACGCGCCAGGAGCTGCCCGCCGAGGTGGGCCAGTCGCTCGCGAAGTCCCCCTACGCCTCGGCCCGCGTCCAGCGCATCGAGAAGGAGACGAAGGGAGACACCGTCCGCTACGAGCTCATCGTCGAGCAGCAAGGCAGGAAGCAGGAGCTCGTCTTCGACGGCCAGGGCAAGCTGCTGGAACACGGCCGTGACGCCGGGAAACACCCGGGCGGGCAGCACGGCGAGGAGGACGAGGACTAG